From a single Mus caroli chromosome X, CAROLI_EIJ_v1.1, whole genome shotgun sequence genomic region:
- the LOC110286339 gene encoding syntaxin-3-like, protein MKDRLEELKNHVYHRRVSSELDDTLMFDNHAFEKTETNSIEEFLQEVAELSLALTELEGLSQLIDKKQQGVLCCTTEESVFKEKNELNIIKASFASQARLIQPQLSAMQHELATDCKYWRAEHRIRQSQLSFLLSHYSGIISHHYACETQNMVKLKEKMVRQAELAGVKLQEEDLEKLVANPVPPQIVGRDLDVLKAKQGLALAEVRNQQLLDLECQISELRTIFFQIETFISEQQELLDSIEYNILHTQDYVEQSNETVKKALKYKHQSRFLMVISTVAGLCACCSCLSCITGLAH, encoded by the coding sequence ATGAAGGACAGATTAGAGGAACTGAAGAATCATGTTTACCACAGAAGAGTCTCTTCAGAGTTGGATGACACCTTGATGTTTGACAACCATGCTTTTGAAAAGACTGAAACAAACTCTATAGAAGAGTTTTTACAGGAAGTGGCTGAGCTGTCTCTGGCACTGACAGAGTTAGAAGGGCTGTCTCAGTTAATAGACAAGAAGCAGCAAGGTGTCCTGTGTTGTACCACAGAGGAGAGTGTGTTCAAGGAGAAGAATGAATTGAACATCATAAAGGCCTCCTTTGCTAGCCAAGCCCGACTCATTCAGCCTCAGCTAAGTGCCATGCAGCATGAATTGGCCACAGACTGTAAGTACTGGAGGGCTGAGCACCGCATTCGTCAGAGCCAGCTCTCTTTTCTCCTTAGTCATTACAGTGGCATCATCAGCCACCACTATGCCTGTGAGACTCAGAATATGGTCAAGCTGAAGGAGAAGATGGTAAGACAGGCTGAACTAGCTGGGGTGAAGCTCCAGGAAGAGGACCTGGAGAAACTGGTGGCTAACCCTGTGCCTCCTCAAATTGTGGGTCGTGATCTAGATGTTTTGAAGGCTAAGCAGGGCCTGGCTTTGGCTGAAGTACGTAACCAGCAGCTGCTGGACCTGGAGTGCCAGATCAGTGAATTGCGTACCATCTTCTTCCAAATAGAAACATTCATCTCAGAACAGCAAGAGCTGCTGGATAGCATTGAGTACAACATTTTGCACACCCAGGACTATGTTGAACAGTCAAATGAGACAGTGAAGAAAGCCCTTAAATATAAGCATCAATCACGTTTTTTGATGGTAATATCAACGGTTGCAGGTCTTTGTGCCTGTTGTTCTTGCTTGTCCTGTATCACTGGGCTTGCGCATTGA